From the genome of Vicia villosa cultivar HV-30 ecotype Madison, WI linkage group LG2, Vvil1.0, whole genome shotgun sequence, one region includes:
- the LOC131653053 gene encoding 5-formyltetrahydrofolate cyclo-ligase-like protein COG0212, translated as MDTQAFRLCYPLSFTNKTNTIKTLSSLWNKTHSKHRSCTFFKLEATNSNTPFNEAAYEAERLTLDAEARQAMAVEGENSSFRDDPKAWKWIIRKRIWDLMEANNFAQNPRPVHHRIPNFVGASLAAEKMRELDVFRSAQCVKVNPDSPQKQVRFLTLSDGKKLLTPQPRLRTGFFSVIESNMLTLGTIKEACTSVGVAKYGRPIGLDEKIKVDLIVIGSVAVDPNTGARLGKGEGFAELEYGMLRYMGAIDDSTLVVTSVHECQLVDDIPVEKLLIHDVPVDIICTPTKVIFTHTSIPKPQGIYWDKLSPEKLGQIRILRELKRRIEQETGQKLPTGPSEKLPPTAQRGRRA; from the exons ATGGACACACAAGCATTTCGGTTATGCTATCCATTATCATTCACCAACAAAACCAACACCATCAAAACACTTTCTTCCCTTTGGAACAAAACCCACTCCAAACATCGCAGTTGCACCTTCTTCAAACTGGAAGCCACCAACAGCAACACTCCCTTCAATGAGGCTGCTTACGAGGCCGAGCGCCTCACCCTGGACGCCGAAGCTCGCCAAGCAATGGCGGTTGAAGGGGAGAATTCTTCTTTCCGAGATGATCCCAAAGCTTGGAAATGGATAATTCGGAAGCGGATTTGGGATTTGATGGAAGCTAATAATTTTGCCCAAAATCCGAGGCCTGTTCATCATAGAATCCCTAATTTTGTTGGTGCTTCTCTTGCTGCTGAAAAG ATGAGGGAGCTAGATGTGTTCCGCAGTGCACAATGTGTGAAGGTTAATCCAGATTCTCCTCAGAAGCAAGTCAGATTTCTCACTCTTTCAG ATGGAAAGAAGTTGTTAACTCCTCAACCGCGCCTGAGGACAGGTTTTTTCTCTGTAATCGAGTCCAATATGTTAACTCTGGGTACCATCAAGGAAGCCTGTACTTCTGTTGGTGTTGCCAAATATGGACGACCAATCGGATTAGATGAAAAGATAAAGGTAGATCTCATTGTTATTGGATCTGTTGCTGTTGACCCGAATACAGGTGCTCGATTAGGAAAAGGAGAG GGATTCGCAGAACTTGAATATGGTATGCTGCGGTATATGGGAGCTATTGACGATTCAACACTAGTTGTTACCTCTG TGCATGAGTGCCAATTGGTGGATGATATTCCAGTTGAAAAGTTGTTAATCCATGATGTACCTGTTGATATCATTTGTACTCCAACCAAGGTCATTTTTACACACACATCCATTCCAAAGCCTCAAG GAATTTATTGGGACAAATTGTCTCCTGAGAAGCTGGGACAAATTCGTATACTTAGAGAGCTCAAAAGGAGGATTGAACAAGAGACTGGACAAAAGCTTCCTACTGGTCCATCAGAGAAATTACCTCCTACTGCTCAACGAGGTAGAAGGGCTTAA